Proteins from a single region of Pungitius pungitius chromosome 4, fPunPun2.1, whole genome shotgun sequence:
- the trim66 gene encoding tripartite motif-containing protein 66 isoform X1 has translation MEKNCSECSVPTLAQSLCTLCNKWLCYQCTDVHRHQRATTTSHYTDMHKQQRPSATQCPDLLQRGSDSIPPTRQGPGSYPCSLLMCHAHRQEPLELFCESCDLLCCSSCHLSSHKNHRVVKIGNALQDQQWLFESLMVQVDERRSAVENNAKQIEERLHGVKIAHRKAENQIKMAKMIMMNELNKRANLLIEQLEKISEDFQHRLEDHLQGAIEICGQLDHVQKFITWATTHHCSGPVLFSRALISLQMQQLLESSLHSDSWSPVRIKFNWDASYWTKQISSLGQLNVEGGNSIYPHGLACSSILRPQPINSLALPSVCHRGREPGCGYQNCCEPQLCCVHGITSAPDPSRPDKGQLEAVLHNSSCVRPAVFSASLHQNMQLQRCWDPDSSSQCPPPSSSVPMTGPIQLNCSRRALSQPHGAASQTQSQTEPYLQRPHQRDVLPDSKAQPGAELRRPSTNTPLQQQVSHTATNDENWEERCRLEEARGPTAVVESRALADGEDRREQSSVQQQLRVAPAAELRRELQRNRPAVTLRDHRDGRRSTSLEVSETAHECVSDVQSSRLSPGLVCRGRDRRSQSIPPELAAPSTSPYTERPPGCSPSPQAVAETKYVSVDRKQRRASDGVLCVVKETASETELSRGHRSPLLTYKKEPDHSFNYLNEDFDYEGKCRVTTNCHSSNRDVHKDSDRPRVPVVCLERLKILVSQLPPHGRRQSDPLPASGTEKSQTLPPQRARHDARPEGIPGASDITRPTRSLTAQPCAQRQNLDPASTPSTTREFDMRDTIGSCKASAPASADPTYVPHSYTALELDSDSDPGSVSEDAVVSQADPDLHSDASPDSDRNAESSSESELEGRAVDESLAPAQMRLRGEPDITGDSEPSLEYEADPESDAAGGSEDGQGLVDYCVKPDNDPSFQAETDSDVLSDQPPDSQGALESELDLESEPELPTDDPQPLRSDLEEECHSGAAWGPLLHSNPVAQRAAEEAEADQDCPEMESEDFCAVCLIGGDLLCCDRCPKVFHLSCHIPSLLSFPSGDWVCGLCRDAMQPEVEYDCENERTSGEHTSAHRLPACDQRKCERLTLLILSNVLSAPFHEPVSPLARHYYQIIKRPMDLSVIRAKLNKRNTQHYISTEEFVADVYLMFRNCAKFNYPDSEVAQAGRILEMFFISNLKEVFPDRVFLAAEADSDSDEYDEAYRAAESGFPWPERRELCHRKRKRRPSLKSRRPLF, from the exons ATGGAGAAG aaCTGCTCAGAGTGCTCAGTGCCGACACTTGCACAGAGCCTGTGTACACTCTGCAACAAGTGGTTGTGTTACCAGTGCACAGATGTGCATCGCCATCAGAGAGCTACTACCACATCCCATtacacagacatgcacaagCAACAGAGGCCCAGTGCCACCCAGTGTCCTGACCTGCTCCAGAGAGGCTCCGACTCCATACCTCCAACTAGACAAG GTCCGGGGTCGTATCCTTGTTCCCTCCTGATGTGCCACGCTCATAGACAGGAGCCCTTGGAGCTGTTttgtgagtcatgtgaccttctGTGCTGTAGCAGCTGTCACCTGTCCTCCCACAAAAACCACAG GGTGGTGAAGATTGGGAATGCCCTACAGGATCAGCAGTGGCTGTTTGAGAGCCTGATGGTTCAGGTGGATGAGAGGAGATCGGCAGTGGAGAACAATGCTAAGCAGATAGAAGAAAG ACTTCATGGAGTAAAGATTGCACACAGGAAAGCAGAGAACCAGATTAAAATGGCAAAGATGATTATGATGAACGAGCTTAACAAACGAGCCAACCTATTAATAGAGCAACTGGAG AAAATCTCAGAGGACTTTCAGCATCGTCTGGAGGACCATCTGCAGGGGGCAATAGAGATATGTGGCCAGCTGGACCATGTCCAGAAGTTCATCACCTGGGCTACGACCCACCACTGCAGCGGCCCGGTGCTCTTCAGCAGAGCTCTG ATTTCTCTCCAGATGCAGCAGCTGCTTGAGTCGTCACTCCACTCAGACTCTTGGAGTCCTGTCAGGATCAAATTCAATTGGGATGCAAGTTACTGGACGAAGCAGATTTCCTCTTTAG GCCAGCTGAATGTTGAAGGGGGAAACAGCATTTACCCTCACGGCTTGGCCTGCTCCAGTATTCTCAGGCCTCAGCCAATCAACAGCTTGGCTCTTCCGTCCGTGTGTCACAGAGGACGAGAGCCAGGCTGTGGGTACCAGAACTGCTGCGAGCCCCAACTGTGTTGTGTCCATGGCATTACCTCTGCGCCGGACCCGTCCCGTCCGGATAAAGGCCAGCTTGAAGCCGTCCTTCACAACTCCAGCTGTGTCCGGCCAGCCgttttctctgcctctttgcACCAGAACATGCAGCTCCAGAGGTGCTGGGACCCAGACAGCTCCTCGCAATGtcctcccccttcctcatcTGTCCCGATGACGGGACCCATTCAGCTCAACTGCAGTCGAAGAGCTCTGTCCCAGCCACACGGTGCTGCCTCTCAGACCCAGTCTCAAACTGAACCGTATCTCCAACGGCCACATCAGAGAGACGTTCTTCCAGACAGCAAGGCTCAGCCAGGTGCAGAACTTCGCAGGCCGTCGACCAACACGCCGCTGCAGCAGCAAGTCAGCCACACGGCAACGAATGACGAGAACTGGGAGGAGAGGTGCAGGCTGGAGGAAGCTCGAGGACCAACAGCAGTGGTTGAGAGCAGGGCGCTGGCGGATGGGGAGGACAGAAGGGAGCAGAGTTCTGTCCAACAGCAGCTGCGCgttgctccagcagcagagctgaGACGTGAGCTGCAGAGAAACCGGCCTGCAGTGACGCTCAGAGACCACAGAGATGGCAGA AGATCCACGTCCCTGGAGGTGTCGGAGACAGCCCACGAGTGTGTATCCGATGTGCAGAGCAGCAGGCTCAGCCCTGGTTTAGTGTGCAGGGGGAGGGACAGGCGCTCCCAAAGCATCCCGCCAGAACTGGCAGCCCCTTCCACCAGCCCTTACACTGAGAGGCCCCCAGGATGCAGTCCAAGCCCCCAGGCAGTAGCTGAAACTAAG TATGTCAGTGTGGATCGCAAACAGAGGAGGGCCTCAGATGGGGTGCTTTGTGTTGTCAAGGAAACTGCGTCTGAAACGGAGCTCTCCAGAGGTCACCGCTCTCCTCTACTGACCTATAAGAAAGAGCCAG ATCattcttttaattatttaaatgaagacTTTGATTATGAGGGGAAATGCAGGGTGACGACAAACTGCCACAGCAG TAACAGAGATGTTCACAAGGACTCAGACAGGCCGAGGGTTCCAGTGGTTTGCTTGGAGCGTCTCAAAATCCTCGTGTCTCAACTTCCCCCACATGGACGACGGCAGAGCGACCCTCTACCGGCCAGCGGGACGGAGAAGAGCCAAACCCTGCCTCCGCAGAGGGCCCGGCACGATGCAAGGCCTGAA GGGATACCTGGAGCCTCTGACATCACGAGGCCCACCCGCTCACTCACAGCTCAACCATGTGCACAGCGACAGAATCTTGATCCGGCTTCCACACCCTCGACCACCAGAGAGTTTGACATGCGAGACACAATCGGCTCCTGTAAAGCATCAGCGCCTGCGTCCGCTGACCCTACATACGTACCACACAGTTACACTGCACTGGAGCTGGACTCAGATTCTGATCCCGGATCAGTCTCAGAGGACGCAGTGGTTTCTCAGGCGGATCCAGATCTACACTCGGATGCATCACCAGATTCCGACCGAAATGCAGAGTCTTCCTCTGAGTCTGAGCTGGAAGGTCGGGCTGTGGACGAATCACTGGCTCCAGCACAGATGCGGCTCCGTGGTGAACCTGATATCACGGGGGATTCAGAGCCAAGTCTTGAATATGAGGCGGACCCGGAATCAGATGCAGCAGGGGGATCGGAGGATGGTCAAGGGCTGGTCGATTATTGTGTCAAGCCCGACAATGATCCCAGTTTTCAGGCAGAGACCGACTCCGACGTTTTATCCGACCAGCCTCCAGACTCTCAGGGCGCCCTCGAGTCCGAGCTCGACCTGGAATCAGAACCTGAACTCCCCACCGACGACCCACAACCACTTCGCTCTGACTTGGAAGAGGAGTGCCACAGCGGTGCGGCTTGGGGGCCGCTTCTGCATTCAAACCCTGTCGCTCAAAGGGCCGCAGAGGAGGCCGAGGCCGACCAGGACTGTCCGGAGATGGAGAGTGAGGACTTCTGTGCCGTGTGTCTAATTGGAGGGGACCTGCTGTGCTGCGACCGCTGCCCAAAAGTTTTTCATTTGTCTTGCCACATCCCGTCCCTTCTAAGCTTCCCCTC aGGCGACTGGGTGTGCGGCCTGTGCAGGGACGCCATGCAGCCAGAGGTTGAGTATGACTGCGAGAATGAGAGAACATCTGGAGAACACACATCAGCGCATAGACTGCCCGCCTGTGACCAGAGA AAATGTGAGCGGCTGACTCTACTGATCCTAAGTAACGTCCTGAGTGCTCCCTTCCACGAGCCCGTCAGTCCACTT GCTCGTCATTACTACCAGATCATTAAGAGGCCTATGGACCTGTCCGTGATCCGAGCCAAACTC
- the trim66 gene encoding tripartite motif-containing protein 66 isoform X2, translated as MEKNCSECSVPTLAQSLCTLCNKWLCYQCTDVHRHQRATTTSHYTDMHKQQRPSATQCPDLLQRGSDSIPPTRQGPGSYPCSLLMCHAHRQEPLELFCESCDLLCCSSCHLSSHKNHRVVKIGNALQDQQWLFESLMVQVDERRSAVENNAKQIEERLHGVKIAHRKAENQIKMAKMIMMNELNKRANLLIEQLEKISEDFQHRLEDHLQGAIEICGQLDHVQKFITWATTHHCSGPVLFSRALISLQMQQLLESSLHSDSWSPVRIKFNWDASYWTKQISSLGQLNVEGGNSIYPHGLACSSILRPQPINSLALPSVCHRGREPGCGYQNCCEPQLCCVHGITSAPDPSRPDKGQLEAVLHNSSCVRPAVFSASLHQNMQLQRCWDPDSSSQCPPPSSSVPMTGPIQLNCSRRALSQPHGAASQTQSQTEPYLQRPHQRDVLPDSKAQPGAELRRPSTNTPLQQQVSHTATNDENWEERCRLEEARGPTAVVESRALADGEDRREQSSVQQQLRVAPAAELRRELQRNRPAVTLRDHRDGRRSTSLEVSETAHECVSDVQSSRLSPGLVCRGRDRRSQSIPPELAAPSTSPYTERPPGCSPSPQAVAETKYVSVDRKQRRASDGVLCVVKETASETELSRGHRSPLLTYKKEPDHSFNYLNEDFDYEGKCRVTTNCHSRDVHKDSDRPRVPVVCLERLKILVSQLPPHGRRQSDPLPASGTEKSQTLPPQRARHDARPEGIPGASDITRPTRSLTAQPCAQRQNLDPASTPSTTREFDMRDTIGSCKASAPASADPTYVPHSYTALELDSDSDPGSVSEDAVVSQADPDLHSDASPDSDRNAESSSESELEGRAVDESLAPAQMRLRGEPDITGDSEPSLEYEADPESDAAGGSEDGQGLVDYCVKPDNDPSFQAETDSDVLSDQPPDSQGALESELDLESEPELPTDDPQPLRSDLEEECHSGAAWGPLLHSNPVAQRAAEEAEADQDCPEMESEDFCAVCLIGGDLLCCDRCPKVFHLSCHIPSLLSFPSGDWVCGLCRDAMQPEVEYDCENERTSGEHTSAHRLPACDQRKCERLTLLILSNVLSAPFHEPVSPLARHYYQIIKRPMDLSVIRAKLNKRNTQHYISTEEFVADVYLMFRNCAKFNYPDSEVAQAGRILEMFFISNLKEVFPDRVFLAAEADSDSDEYDEAYRAAESGFPWPERRELCHRKRKRRPSLKSRRPLF; from the exons ATGGAGAAG aaCTGCTCAGAGTGCTCAGTGCCGACACTTGCACAGAGCCTGTGTACACTCTGCAACAAGTGGTTGTGTTACCAGTGCACAGATGTGCATCGCCATCAGAGAGCTACTACCACATCCCATtacacagacatgcacaagCAACAGAGGCCCAGTGCCACCCAGTGTCCTGACCTGCTCCAGAGAGGCTCCGACTCCATACCTCCAACTAGACAAG GTCCGGGGTCGTATCCTTGTTCCCTCCTGATGTGCCACGCTCATAGACAGGAGCCCTTGGAGCTGTTttgtgagtcatgtgaccttctGTGCTGTAGCAGCTGTCACCTGTCCTCCCACAAAAACCACAG GGTGGTGAAGATTGGGAATGCCCTACAGGATCAGCAGTGGCTGTTTGAGAGCCTGATGGTTCAGGTGGATGAGAGGAGATCGGCAGTGGAGAACAATGCTAAGCAGATAGAAGAAAG ACTTCATGGAGTAAAGATTGCACACAGGAAAGCAGAGAACCAGATTAAAATGGCAAAGATGATTATGATGAACGAGCTTAACAAACGAGCCAACCTATTAATAGAGCAACTGGAG AAAATCTCAGAGGACTTTCAGCATCGTCTGGAGGACCATCTGCAGGGGGCAATAGAGATATGTGGCCAGCTGGACCATGTCCAGAAGTTCATCACCTGGGCTACGACCCACCACTGCAGCGGCCCGGTGCTCTTCAGCAGAGCTCTG ATTTCTCTCCAGATGCAGCAGCTGCTTGAGTCGTCACTCCACTCAGACTCTTGGAGTCCTGTCAGGATCAAATTCAATTGGGATGCAAGTTACTGGACGAAGCAGATTTCCTCTTTAG GCCAGCTGAATGTTGAAGGGGGAAACAGCATTTACCCTCACGGCTTGGCCTGCTCCAGTATTCTCAGGCCTCAGCCAATCAACAGCTTGGCTCTTCCGTCCGTGTGTCACAGAGGACGAGAGCCAGGCTGTGGGTACCAGAACTGCTGCGAGCCCCAACTGTGTTGTGTCCATGGCATTACCTCTGCGCCGGACCCGTCCCGTCCGGATAAAGGCCAGCTTGAAGCCGTCCTTCACAACTCCAGCTGTGTCCGGCCAGCCgttttctctgcctctttgcACCAGAACATGCAGCTCCAGAGGTGCTGGGACCCAGACAGCTCCTCGCAATGtcctcccccttcctcatcTGTCCCGATGACGGGACCCATTCAGCTCAACTGCAGTCGAAGAGCTCTGTCCCAGCCACACGGTGCTGCCTCTCAGACCCAGTCTCAAACTGAACCGTATCTCCAACGGCCACATCAGAGAGACGTTCTTCCAGACAGCAAGGCTCAGCCAGGTGCAGAACTTCGCAGGCCGTCGACCAACACGCCGCTGCAGCAGCAAGTCAGCCACACGGCAACGAATGACGAGAACTGGGAGGAGAGGTGCAGGCTGGAGGAAGCTCGAGGACCAACAGCAGTGGTTGAGAGCAGGGCGCTGGCGGATGGGGAGGACAGAAGGGAGCAGAGTTCTGTCCAACAGCAGCTGCGCgttgctccagcagcagagctgaGACGTGAGCTGCAGAGAAACCGGCCTGCAGTGACGCTCAGAGACCACAGAGATGGCAGA AGATCCACGTCCCTGGAGGTGTCGGAGACAGCCCACGAGTGTGTATCCGATGTGCAGAGCAGCAGGCTCAGCCCTGGTTTAGTGTGCAGGGGGAGGGACAGGCGCTCCCAAAGCATCCCGCCAGAACTGGCAGCCCCTTCCACCAGCCCTTACACTGAGAGGCCCCCAGGATGCAGTCCAAGCCCCCAGGCAGTAGCTGAAACTAAG TATGTCAGTGTGGATCGCAAACAGAGGAGGGCCTCAGATGGGGTGCTTTGTGTTGTCAAGGAAACTGCGTCTGAAACGGAGCTCTCCAGAGGTCACCGCTCTCCTCTACTGACCTATAAGAAAGAGCCAG ATCattcttttaattatttaaatgaagacTTTGATTATGAGGGGAAATGCAGGGTGACGACAAACTGCCACAGCAG AGATGTTCACAAGGACTCAGACAGGCCGAGGGTTCCAGTGGTTTGCTTGGAGCGTCTCAAAATCCTCGTGTCTCAACTTCCCCCACATGGACGACGGCAGAGCGACCCTCTACCGGCCAGCGGGACGGAGAAGAGCCAAACCCTGCCTCCGCAGAGGGCCCGGCACGATGCAAGGCCTGAA GGGATACCTGGAGCCTCTGACATCACGAGGCCCACCCGCTCACTCACAGCTCAACCATGTGCACAGCGACAGAATCTTGATCCGGCTTCCACACCCTCGACCACCAGAGAGTTTGACATGCGAGACACAATCGGCTCCTGTAAAGCATCAGCGCCTGCGTCCGCTGACCCTACATACGTACCACACAGTTACACTGCACTGGAGCTGGACTCAGATTCTGATCCCGGATCAGTCTCAGAGGACGCAGTGGTTTCTCAGGCGGATCCAGATCTACACTCGGATGCATCACCAGATTCCGACCGAAATGCAGAGTCTTCCTCTGAGTCTGAGCTGGAAGGTCGGGCTGTGGACGAATCACTGGCTCCAGCACAGATGCGGCTCCGTGGTGAACCTGATATCACGGGGGATTCAGAGCCAAGTCTTGAATATGAGGCGGACCCGGAATCAGATGCAGCAGGGGGATCGGAGGATGGTCAAGGGCTGGTCGATTATTGTGTCAAGCCCGACAATGATCCCAGTTTTCAGGCAGAGACCGACTCCGACGTTTTATCCGACCAGCCTCCAGACTCTCAGGGCGCCCTCGAGTCCGAGCTCGACCTGGAATCAGAACCTGAACTCCCCACCGACGACCCACAACCACTTCGCTCTGACTTGGAAGAGGAGTGCCACAGCGGTGCGGCTTGGGGGCCGCTTCTGCATTCAAACCCTGTCGCTCAAAGGGCCGCAGAGGAGGCCGAGGCCGACCAGGACTGTCCGGAGATGGAGAGTGAGGACTTCTGTGCCGTGTGTCTAATTGGAGGGGACCTGCTGTGCTGCGACCGCTGCCCAAAAGTTTTTCATTTGTCTTGCCACATCCCGTCCCTTCTAAGCTTCCCCTC aGGCGACTGGGTGTGCGGCCTGTGCAGGGACGCCATGCAGCCAGAGGTTGAGTATGACTGCGAGAATGAGAGAACATCTGGAGAACACACATCAGCGCATAGACTGCCCGCCTGTGACCAGAGA AAATGTGAGCGGCTGACTCTACTGATCCTAAGTAACGTCCTGAGTGCTCCCTTCCACGAGCCCGTCAGTCCACTT GCTCGTCATTACTACCAGATCATTAAGAGGCCTATGGACCTGTCCGTGATCCGAGCCAAACTC